A region of Streptomyces cinnamoneus DNA encodes the following proteins:
- a CDS encoding UbiA family prenyltransferase, translating into MESCEPRPDGSLAPRWTGPAAALPQACHPGPVVAVTALATALAVAAGQSGQRCAWASGAVLAGQLSVGWCNDAFDARRDTGAGRRGKPVAAGRVSVPVVWGAAITALLLCVPLSLAYGPLAGAVHLTGVAAGWTYNLRLKATTFSWLPYAVGFASLPAFVALGLPGRPWPAWWALVAGALLGVGAHLADALPDIPRDLEAGVRGLPQRLGPRLTRLTLPLPLLAATAVLALGPGGAPDAAGLTALALAAATALTGAGLGRRREGAPFAAAVLVAAVDVALLLVRGSTFV; encoded by the coding sequence GTGGAGAGCTGTGAACCGCGCCCGGACGGCAGCCTGGCCCCCCGCTGGACCGGCCCCGCCGCGGCCCTGCCCCAAGCGTGCCATCCCGGGCCCGTGGTCGCCGTCACCGCCCTGGCGACGGCGCTGGCCGTCGCCGCCGGACAGAGCGGCCAGCGGTGCGCGTGGGCGAGCGGCGCGGTGCTCGCCGGGCAGCTCTCGGTGGGCTGGTGCAACGACGCCTTCGACGCGCGCCGCGACACCGGCGCCGGGCGCCGCGGCAAACCCGTCGCCGCGGGCCGGGTGAGCGTGCCCGTGGTGTGGGGCGCCGCGATCACCGCGCTGCTGCTGTGCGTGCCCCTGTCGCTCGCCTACGGGCCGCTCGCCGGCGCCGTCCACCTGACGGGCGTCGCGGCGGGGTGGACGTACAACCTCCGGCTGAAGGCCACGACCTTCTCCTGGCTCCCCTACGCCGTGGGCTTCGCGAGCCTGCCCGCCTTCGTCGCCCTCGGCCTGCCCGGCCGGCCGTGGCCGGCCTGGTGGGCCCTCGTGGCCGGGGCTCTCCTGGGCGTCGGCGCGCACCTGGCCGACGCGCTCCCCGACATCCCCCGCGACCTGGAGGCCGGAGTGCGGGGCCTGCCCCAGCGGCTGGGCCCCCGCCTCACCCGGCTCACGCTGCCCCTCCCGCTCCTCGCGGCCACAGCGGTCCTGGCCCTCGGCCCCGGCGGCGCCCCCGACGCCGCCGGGCTGACGGCCCTGGCCCTCGCGGCGGCGACCGCGCTGACGGGAGCCGGCCTCGGCAGACGGCGGGAGGGGGCCCCCTTCGCGGCGGCGGTCCTCGTCGCGGCGGTGGACGTGGCGCTGTTGCTCGTACGGGGCTCCACCTTCGTGTGA
- a CDS encoding type III polyketide synthase, producing the protein MTTRIAAVHGTLAPHRHAQQEITDVIAGLCLPAGADRGVLDRLHRSVGVRARHLVVPLDRYARLNGFGAANDVFVEAATELGARALRGALRGAGLGPEDVDMLMFASVTGVATPSIDARIVGRLGLRPDVKRLPVFGLGCVAGAAGIARLHDYLRGWPEHVAVLVSVELCTLTFQRGDASTANLVATGLFGDGAAAVVACGARWRGPADPAPATPATPAASGPWVVATRSHLYPGTERTMGWDVGDSGFQVVLDRSVPDVVRRHLADDVHGFLHEHGLKPQDVTAWVCHPGGPRVLDTVADVLDLPDGALDVTWRSLAEVGNLSSASVLHVLRDTLAERPPPPGTPGLLLAMGPGFCSELVLLRW; encoded by the coding sequence ATGACGACCCGCATCGCGGCCGTGCACGGCACCCTGGCGCCCCATCGCCATGCCCAGCAGGAGATCACGGACGTCATCGCCGGTCTGTGTCTGCCCGCCGGCGCCGACCGCGGCGTTCTCGACCGGCTGCACCGCAGCGTCGGCGTCCGCGCGCGTCACCTGGTGGTGCCCCTGGACCGGTACGCGCGGCTGAACGGCTTCGGCGCGGCCAACGACGTCTTCGTCGAGGCCGCCACCGAACTGGGCGCGCGGGCGCTGCGCGGGGCGCTGCGGGGCGCGGGGCTCGGGCCCGAGGACGTCGACATGCTGATGTTCGCCTCGGTCACGGGCGTCGCCACGCCGTCGATCGACGCCCGGATCGTCGGGCGGCTGGGACTGCGGCCGGACGTCAAACGACTTCCGGTCTTCGGTCTCGGCTGCGTCGCGGGCGCGGCGGGGATCGCGCGCCTCCACGACTATCTGCGCGGCTGGCCCGAGCACGTGGCCGTCCTGGTGTCGGTCGAGCTGTGCACGCTCACCTTCCAGCGCGGCGACGCGTCCACGGCCAACCTCGTCGCCACGGGACTGTTCGGCGACGGGGCGGCGGCCGTCGTCGCCTGCGGCGCCCGGTGGCGCGGCCCCGCGGACCCCGCGCCGGCCACGCCGGCCACGCCCGCCGCGTCGGGTCCGTGGGTCGTGGCGACGCGCAGCCACCTCTACCCGGGCACCGAGCGGACCATGGGCTGGGACGTCGGGGACTCGGGCTTCCAGGTGGTCCTCGACCGGAGCGTGCCCGACGTGGTCCGCCGCCACCTCGCGGACGACGTGCACGGGTTCCTCCACGAGCACGGGCTCAAGCCCCAGGACGTCACGGCCTGGGTCTGCCATCCCGGCGGGCCCAGGGTCCTGGACACCGTGGCCGACGTCCTGGACCTGCCCGACGGCGCGCTCGACGTCACCTGGCGCTCGCTGGCGGAGGTGGGCAACCTCTCGTCCGCCTCCGTGCTGCACGTCCTGCGCGACACCCTGGCGGAGCGGCCGCCTCCGCCCGGCACGCCGGGCCTGCTCCTGGCGATGGGGCCGGGCTTCTGCTCCGAACTCGTGCTGCTGCGCTGGTAG
- a CDS encoding isoprenylcysteine carboxyl methyltransferase family protein, with protein MTWYVILVLAVAAERCAEVAVALRNARWSTARGGVEYGAGHYPVMVALHTGLLAGCLLEVALGRRAFVPPLGWTMLAAVAAAQALRWWCVHTLGRRWNTRVIVVPGLPLTTTGPYRLCRHPNYVAVVVEGVALPLVHGAWLTAVVFTALNALLLTVRIRCEDAALRTTAGVRAGAAAPPAEVRP; from the coding sequence ATGACCTGGTACGTGATCCTCGTCCTCGCGGTGGCGGCCGAGCGCTGCGCGGAAGTGGCCGTCGCCCTGCGCAACGCGCGCTGGAGCACGGCCCGCGGCGGGGTGGAGTACGGCGCCGGCCACTACCCGGTGATGGTCGCCCTGCACACCGGTCTGCTGGCCGGGTGCCTGCTCGAAGTCGCCTTGGGGCGGCGGGCGTTCGTCCCGCCGCTGGGATGGACGATGCTGGCCGCCGTCGCCGCGGCGCAGGCCCTGCGCTGGTGGTGCGTCCACACCCTGGGACGGCGGTGGAACACGCGGGTGATCGTCGTGCCGGGCCTGCCGCTCACCACCACCGGACCGTACCGCCTCTGCCGCCACCCCAACTACGTCGCCGTCGTGGTGGAGGGCGTGGCGCTGCCGCTGGTGCACGGCGCGTGGCTCACGGCCGTGGTCTTCACCGCGCTCAACGCGCTGCTGCTGACCGTGCGGATCCGTTGCGAGGACGCGGCGTTGCGCACGACGGCCGGTGTCCGGGCGGGCGCCGCCGCTCCGCCGGCGGAGGTGCGGCCGTGA
- a CDS encoding NAD(P)/FAD-dependent oxidoreductase, whose protein sequence is MIDLLVAGGGPAGLAAAIHAARAGMETVVVEPRGAPVDKACGEGIMPGGVTALAGLGVEVSGRELRGIRYVEGARRVEASFRHQAGLGVRRTELHAALHRRARELGVRIVPERAGEVRQHADGVTVGGRTARWLVAADGLHSPVCRSLGLDVAGGARPVRYGLRRHYRIRPWTDFVEVHWSRRGEAYVTPVGEELVGVALLGHGRGGGYEERMAAFPALAHLLSGVPAGAVRGAGPLRRRTRRKVAGRVLLVGDAAGYVDALTGEGIALALATAGAAVHCLTAGRPDAYEAAWYRLTRRHRVLTECLVRACEHPRAAGLIVPAACRLPRLFSAAVHALQ, encoded by the coding sequence GTGATCGACCTCCTGGTGGCCGGGGGCGGGCCGGCGGGTCTGGCGGCCGCGATCCACGCGGCTCGCGCCGGAATGGAGACGGTGGTCGTCGAACCGCGCGGCGCACCGGTCGACAAGGCCTGCGGCGAGGGCATCATGCCGGGCGGTGTGACGGCGTTGGCCGGGCTCGGCGTCGAGGTGTCCGGGCGTGAGCTGCGCGGCATCCGCTATGTGGAGGGCGCCCGCCGGGTCGAGGCGTCGTTCCGCCACCAGGCCGGGCTCGGGGTGCGCCGGACCGAGCTCCACGCGGCGCTGCACCGGCGCGCGCGGGAGCTGGGGGTGCGGATCGTGCCGGAGAGGGCCGGCGAGGTCCGGCAGCACGCCGACGGGGTGACGGTGGGCGGCCGCACCGCGCGCTGGCTGGTCGCCGCCGACGGGCTCCACTCCCCCGTGTGCCGGTCGCTGGGCCTGGATGTGGCCGGGGGTGCGCGGCCGGTCCGGTACGGCTTGCGCCGGCACTACCGCATCCGTCCCTGGACGGACTTCGTCGAGGTCCACTGGTCCCGGCGGGGAGAGGCGTATGTGACGCCCGTGGGCGAGGAGTTGGTGGGCGTGGCCCTGCTCGGCCACGGTCGCGGCGGTGGGTACGAGGAACGGATGGCGGCCTTCCCCGCGCTGGCCCACCTGCTGTCCGGGGTCCCGGCCGGCGCGGTGCGCGGTGCCGGTCCGCTGCGCCGGCGGACACGGCGCAAGGTGGCCGGGCGGGTGCTGCTGGTCGGTGACGCGGCCGGCTACGTGGACGCGCTGACGGGCGAGGGCATCGCGCTGGCACTGGCGACGGCCGGGGCGGCGGTGCACTGCCTGACCGCCGGGCGTCCGGACGCGTACGAGGCGGCGTGGTACCGGCTGACGCGACGGCACCGGGTGTTGACGGAGTGTCTGGTGCGCGCTTGTGAGCATCCGCGTGCGGCGGGGTTGATCGTTCCTGCGGCCTGCCGTCTGCCCCGGCTGTTCTCCGCGGCGGTCCATGCGCTCCAATGA